From a region of the Rhipicephalus microplus isolate Deutch F79 chromosome X, USDA_Rmic, whole genome shotgun sequence genome:
- the LOC142776115 gene encoding uncharacterized protein LOC142776115 — MPKNSSCCFQCPLLADFYHENISMCCCVHPIYASCIFLQCKHLLQIGGRGLREIGVNAMKAVLAHDVQVLYSLHGRKGKRAFVNLRLCRLVTDVICQKAGCDQAEALNFIKRWLPGSGDRCGGRKRRFREAFVVEQPDDPHSQSADYRLLAAAGFLPSHSSQGLDSTTVTVPPTQPDLQ, encoded by the exons atgcccaaaaattcaagttgttgttttcagtgtcctcttcttgcagatttttatcatgaaaacatttcgatgtgctgttgcgttcaccccatctatgcttcttgcatttttttacagtgcaagcacctcctgcagattgggggacgtggcctgcgagaaattggtgtgaatgccatgaaggctgtattggcacatgacgtgcaagtgctgtacagccttcatggcagaaaagggaaaagggcctttgtgaacctgaggctctgtagattagtgacag atgtcatctgccaaaaagcagggtgcgaccaggcggaggccctcaactttattaagaggtggctgccagggtctggtgatcgctgtgggggcaggaagcggcgcttcagagaagcatttgttgtggagcagcccgatgatccccactctcagagtgcagattatcggctgctcgcggcagctggcttcctgcccagccacagcagccagggccttgacagcaccactgtcactgtgcccccaacgcaacctgacctgcagtag